A DNA window from Thalassospiraceae bacterium LMO-JJ14 contains the following coding sequences:
- a CDS encoding cation:proton antiporter, whose protein sequence is MEAAHHVDLTGIAIVALGALVFGFVLERLRQPAIVGYIVAGVALGPAGFGLVNVRDGIEVLAEMGVLMLLFIIGMELSLRAFMRIWKIAVSTTLFQITASTAVTLGLSRLAGFPWELAVLLGFVVAMSSTAVAIKILDDIGELRSSVGQITVGVLIAQDIAVVPMMLTVGALGGDGFKYSQIPVMIGSVAFLIGLILYASRGRKIHLPYADKIAENKELAPLAGLAFCFGWAAIAGLIGLSAAYGAFIAGLIIGNSQARHAMLNSVLPIQSVLMMVFFLSIGLLIDPAYMWNNAGVVAMLFLMVTVFKTIINVGFLRFLGQPWSTAFLAGISMAQIGEFSFLLAVVGIASGVLDEEGRRLIVSVTVLSLALSPLWVFTARRLHLLASYGVTEALDLLKLVYGPETEAVALAAEKASSKTQRGLRIAALKVRKLRRKRKSTRTPVIRGKTAAPPEAAAEVPEAAAEVPEAAAEVPEAAAEVPEAAGETPEAAAASEKSARKKPAAKKTAAKKTAAKKPAQKKPAQKKPAQKKPVTPKGDA, encoded by the coding sequence ATGGAAGCTGCACATCATGTCGACCTGACCGGGATCGCGATTGTCGCACTTGGCGCGCTGGTGTTCGGTTTCGTTCTCGAACGCCTGCGCCAGCCCGCCATTGTCGGCTATATCGTCGCCGGGGTCGCGCTCGGCCCCGCCGGGTTCGGGCTCGTCAACGTCCGTGACGGCATCGAGGTGCTCGCCGAGATGGGCGTCCTCATGCTGTTGTTCATCATCGGTATGGAACTGTCGCTCAGGGCCTTCATGCGCATCTGGAAGATCGCCGTGTCGACGACGCTGTTCCAGATCACGGCTTCGACGGCGGTGACGCTGGGGCTGTCCAGGCTGGCCGGATTCCCGTGGGAACTGGCCGTCCTGCTGGGCTTTGTCGTCGCCATGTCGTCGACGGCGGTGGCGATCAAGATCCTCGACGACATCGGCGAACTCAGGAGCAGTGTCGGGCAGATCACGGTCGGCGTGCTGATCGCCCAGGATATCGCCGTGGTGCCGATGATGCTGACCGTCGGCGCGCTCGGCGGCGACGGCTTCAAGTATTCGCAGATTCCGGTGATGATCGGCTCGGTGGCGTTCCTGATCGGACTGATCCTGTATGCGTCCCGGGGCCGCAAGATCCACCTGCCGTATGCCGACAAGATCGCCGAGAACAAGGAGCTGGCGCCGCTGGCGGGGCTCGCGTTCTGTTTCGGCTGGGCGGCGATTGCCGGTCTGATCGGCCTGTCGGCGGCGTATGGCGCGTTCATCGCCGGACTGATCATCGGCAATTCGCAGGCCCGTCACGCGATGCTGAACAGCGTGCTGCCGATCCAAAGCGTCCTGATGATGGTGTTCTTCCTGTCGATCGGGCTGCTGATCGACCCGGCATATATGTGGAACAATGCCGGTGTGGTGGCGATGCTGTTCCTGATGGTGACGGTGTTCAAGACCATCATCAATGTCGGCTTCCTGCGGTTTCTCGGCCAGCCATGGTCGACGGCGTTTCTGGCCGGCATCAGCATGGCGCAGATCGGCGAGTTCTCGTTCCTGCTCGCCGTCGTCGGGATCGCGTCCGGTGTGCTCGACGAGGAAGGGCGCCGGCTGATCGTCTCGGTGACGGTGCTTTCGCTGGCGCTTTCGCCGTTGTGGGTGTTCACGGCCCGGCGTCTGCATCTGCTGGCGAGCTATGGCGTGACCGAGGCACTGGACCTTTTGAAACTGGTCTATGGGCCGGAAACCGAGGCCGTGGCGCTGGCCGCCGAGAAGGCCAGCAGCAAAACCCAGCGCGGCTTGCGGATTGCTGCGCTGAAGGTACGCAAGTTGCGCCGCAAGCGGAAATCGACACGCACACCGGTGATCCGGGGCAAGACCGCGGCCCCGCCCGAAGCGGCGGCAGAAGTGCCCGAAGCGGCGGCAGAAGTGCCCGAAGCGGCGGCAGAAGTGCCCGAAGCGGCGGCAGAAGTGCCCGAAGCGGCAGGTGAAACGCCCGAAGCGGCGGCGGCATCTGAAAAATCCGCCCGAAAAAAACCTGCGGCCAAGAAAACCGCGGCCAAGAAAACCGCGGCCAAGAAGCCCGCCCAGAAGAAGCCCGCCCAGAAGAAGCCCGCCCAGAAGAAGCCTGTCACACCCAAGGGCGATGCCTGA
- a CDS encoding glutaredoxin domain-containing protein: MSQLDAAGTPENLALPLKVYWQPGCSSCLKTKEFLLEHGVPFQSVNVLDDEQGFRELEALGVRLVPIVARGPVWANGAVFRDVAKVAGFEYGGHKMLTPEQLKDKVLMILDAAGRYLQQIPDDKLDVILPGRPRSYRQLVYHVFDIPKVFLDRVEHDTPYTYEALLSVLPDEMATKQDLLDYGAANRQRFAEWWERDGTGTDFKQPGKVYYGEVSLHEVLERTGWHSGQHTRQIMLMLREKLGIEPDGPLDDADFEGLPLPKNVWDNERSFDEASYDGDVKES, translated from the coding sequence ATGAGCCAGCTCGACGCCGCCGGTACGCCGGAAAATCTCGCCCTGCCGCTCAAGGTCTATTGGCAGCCGGGCTGTTCCAGTTGCCTGAAAACCAAGGAATTTCTGCTTGAGCACGGCGTCCCCTTTCAGTCCGTCAACGTGCTTGACGACGAACAGGGTTTCCGGGAACTCGAAGCGCTGGGTGTGCGTCTGGTGCCGATCGTCGCGCGCGGCCCGGTGTGGGCCAACGGCGCGGTATTTCGCGACGTTGCCAAGGTCGCCGGTTTCGAATACGGCGGCCACAAAATGCTCACGCCCGAGCAGTTGAAGGACAAGGTGCTGATGATCCTCGATGCCGCGGGCCGCTATCTGCAGCAAATCCCCGACGACAAGCTCGACGTGATCCTGCCCGGCCGGCCCCGTTCGTACCGCCAGCTCGTCTATCATGTGTTCGACATCCCCAAAGTGTTCCTGGACCGCGTCGAACACGATACGCCCTACACCTACGAGGCGCTGCTTTCGGTCCTGCCCGACGAGATGGCGACAAAACAGGACCTGCTCGATTACGGTGCGGCTAACCGCCAGCGTTTCGCCGAGTGGTGGGAACGTGACGGCACCGGCACCGATTTCAAACAACCCGGCAAAGTTTATTACGGCGAGGTCAGCCTGCACGAGGTTCTGGAACGCACCGGCTGGCATTCCGGCCAGCATACCCGTCAGATCATGCTGATGCTGCGCGAGAAGCTGGGGATCGAACCGGACGGGCCGCTCGACGATGCCGATTTCGAAGGCCTGCCGTTGCCGAAAAACGTCTGGGACAACGAACGCTCGTTCGACGAAGCCTCTTACGACGGCGATGTAAAAGAAAGTTGA
- a CDS encoding ribonuclease HII: MPEAGPDLRCEQAAWGAGHVRVAGVDEAGRGPLAGPVVAAAVVLDRAVLDDPLWRALDDSKRMRAAARDRLFDEIMATAQVGVGICNVDEIDLLNILGATMKAMADAVRALDPAADYALIDGNRLPVLPLEAACIVKGDQKSLSIAAASVIAKVTRDRIMADLAVRYPGYGWERNAGYGTAEHLAALQSLGATPAHRRSFAPVRDALAASHPPPR, from the coding sequence ATGCCTGAAGCAGGTCCGGATCTGAGGTGCGAACAGGCGGCCTGGGGCGCCGGGCATGTCCGCGTCGCGGGCGTCGACGAGGCCGGGCGCGGCCCGCTGGCGGGCCCGGTGGTGGCGGCTGCGGTGGTCCTCGACCGTGCCGTGCTGGACGATCCGCTGTGGCGCGCGCTGGACGATTCAAAACGTATGCGCGCCGCCGCCCGGGACCGGCTTTTCGATGAAATCATGGCCACGGCGCAGGTCGGCGTCGGCATCTGTAATGTTGACGAGATCGATCTGCTGAACATCCTCGGTGCCACCATGAAGGCGATGGCCGATGCCGTGCGCGCTCTTGATCCGGCAGCGGATTATGCGCTGATCGACGGTAACCGGCTGCCGGTGCTGCCGCTCGAGGCGGCCTGTATCGTCAAGGGCGATCAGAAATCGCTCTCCATCGCCGCCGCGTCGGTGATCGCCAAGGTGACGCGCGACCGCATCATGGCCGATCTGGCCGTGCGCTATCCGGGCTACGGCTGGGAACGCAACGCCGGGTACGGCACGGCGGAACATCTGGCGGCACTGCAGAGCCTCGGCGCGACGCCCGCGCACCGCAGAAGCTTCGCGCCGGTCAGGGACGCATTGGCGGCGTCGCATCCGCCGCCGCGCTGA
- a CDS encoding site-specific DNA-methyltransferase codes for MGRDTKNNWINKIHVGDCIDLMNGLPAASIDMVFADPPYNLQLSGDLMRPENHKRVDAVDDAWDQFDSFKAYDDLTQGWLKAARRVLKPDGTLWVIGSYHNIFRVGATLQDMGYWILNDVVWRKSNPMPNFRGRRFTNAHETMIWCARDEKSKYRFNYESMKALNDDLQMRSDWLLPICSGGERLKGEDGKKAHPTQKPEALLHRVIMASTEVGDTILDPFFGTGTTGAVAKRLGRNYVGLEREKSYVAYAEQRIAEVKKLATDEMLNSPSKRDEPRVPFGWLVERGMLEPGTVLTDARRRYKARVRADGTLISSDFKGSIHQVGAKVQNLPACNGWTFWCIDAEGGTVPIDVLRQKLRAELH; via the coding sequence ATGGGCAGAGATACAAAAAACAACTGGATCAACAAGATCCATGTCGGGGATTGCATTGACCTCATGAACGGCTTGCCGGCGGCGAGTATCGACATGGTGTTCGCCGATCCGCCATACAATTTACAGCTTTCCGGCGACCTGATGCGCCCGGAAAACCACAAGCGCGTCGACGCCGTCGACGATGCCTGGGACCAGTTCGACAGCTTCAAGGCCTATGACGATCTGACGCAAGGCTGGCTCAAGGCCGCGCGCAGGGTACTGAAGCCCGACGGCACGCTGTGGGTCATCGGCAGCTATCACAATATTTTCCGGGTCGGCGCGACGCTGCAGGATATGGGCTACTGGATTCTCAACGACGTGGTCTGGCGGAAGTCGAATCCGATGCCGAATTTTCGCGGCCGCCGCTTTACCAACGCGCACGAAACCATGATCTGGTGCGCGCGCGACGAAAAAAGCAAATACCGCTTCAATTACGAGAGCATGAAAGCGCTGAACGACGATCTGCAGATGCGGTCCGACTGGCTGTTGCCGATCTGTTCGGGCGGCGAACGCCTGAAGGGCGAAGACGGCAAGAAAGCGCATCCGACGCAAAAGCCCGAAGCGCTTCTGCACCGGGTCATCATGGCGTCGACGGAAGTCGGCGACACTATCCTCGATCCGTTTTTCGGCACCGGCACCACGGGTGCGGTGGCGAAACGGCTCGGTCGCAATTATGTCGGTCTGGAACGGGAGAAAAGTTACGTGGCCTACGCAGAACAACGCATTGCCGAAGTCAAGAAACTGGCCACGGACGAAATGCTTAATTCGCCTTCAAAACGAGACGAGCCGCGTGTGCCGTTCGGCTGGCTGGTCGAACGCGGCATGCTCGAGCCGGGTACCGTACTGACCGATGCGCGGCGCCGCTACAAGGCGCGGGTACGCGCCGACGGCACCCTGATCTCGTCCGATTTCAAGGGCTCGATCCACCAGGTCGGCGCCAAGGTTCAGAACCTGCCGGCGTGCAACGGCTGGACGTTCTGGTGCATCGACGCCGAGGGCGGCACGGTGCCGATCGATGTCCTCAGACAGAAGCTCCGTGCCGAGCTGCACTGA